The following are encoded together in the Pseudomonas sediminis genome:
- the minE gene encoding cell division topological specificity factor MinE, translating to MNIFDFLRSRKKETTASIAKERLQIIVAHERGQRTQPDYLPALQQELVEVIRKYVNIDSDQVQVALENQGSCSILELNITLPDR from the coding sequence ATGAATATTTTTGACTTCTTGCGTTCACGCAAGAAGGAAACCACCGCATCCATCGCCAAAGAGCGCCTGCAGATCATCGTTGCCCACGAACGTGGCCAGCGTACTCAGCCGGACTACCTGCCTGCCCTGCAGCAGGAGTTGGTGGAAGTGATCCGCAAGTACGTCAACATCGACTCTGACCAGGTACAGGTTGCACTGGAAAACCAGGGCAGCTGCTCGATTCTGGAGTTGAACATCACTCTGCCGGATCGTTAA